A single region of the Brachypodium distachyon strain Bd21 chromosome 3, Brachypodium_distachyon_v3.0, whole genome shotgun sequence genome encodes:
- the LOC100823081 gene encoding nitrate regulatory gene2 protein, whose translation MGCAASKVEQEDTVRRCKERRRNIRDAVAARQQLASAHADYLRSLRLTAAALSRFAQGHPSLAVSHHTAPVLLSTAAPPAALAPAPPAPAISSSVAPSSSLPPPTPPLPRHQAHHHPPPPPQPPQQQHAAAVSARERDPRMMRRLKVPHILSDSSVASPAQSSFRKPPVVGTPSSSSAWDWENFYPPSPPDSEFFDRRKTDLEEANRLRELDEEVDKARTRSYLHPGSRDRLKEEDEDEVATDDEEDDEDAHCGGWEDEEDHYASTTTSETRSEEGELGNRSECGFAARSEYGGTAPSEYAAAVPAPLQLRRRDERSEAGDSSSTVTAATEMRMVVRHRTLSEIVAAIEEYFVKAADAGDGVSELLEASRAQLDRNFRQLKKTVYHSNSVLSALSSTWTSKPPLAVRYKLDTNALEMESTEGKSHGSTLERLLAWEKKLYEEVKARESVKIEHEKKLSTLQSLEYRGRDSAKLDKTKASINKLQSLIVVTSQAATTTSTAIVRVRDTELAPQLVELCFALLSMWRSMNHFHEIQSEIVQQVRGLVDNSLAESTSDLHRLATRDLEAAVSAWYSNFNRLIKYQRDYIRSLYGWLKLTLFQVDSVAPQQAHASLISRELTSFCDEWKQALDRLPDAVASEAIKSFVNVVHVIYTKQAEEMKIKKRTETYAKELEKKANSLRAIEKKYYQSYSMVGLGLPGSGRDGIEGHSFDARDPLSEKKTEIAQCRRKVEDEITRHAKAVEVTRSMTLNNIQTGLPGMFQAIAAFSSTVAEALDVVCRRAGSVR comes from the exons ATGGGGTGCGCGGCGTCCAAGGTGGAGCAGGAGGACACGGTGCGGCGGTgcaaggagcggcggcggaacaTCAGGGACGCCGTCGCGGCGCGGCAGCAGCTCGCCTCGGCCCACGCCGACTACCTCCGCTCCCTTcgcctcaccgccgccgcgctctcccGCTTCGCGCAGGGCCACCCTTCCCTCGCCGTCTCCCACCACACCGCCCCCGTcctcctctccaccgccgcgccgccggccgctctcgcccccgcgccgccagcccCCGCCATTTCCTCCTCCGTCGCCCCGTCTTCCTCGCTGCCGCCCCCCACCCCGCCGCTCCCTCGCCACCaggcccaccaccacccccctcctccgccccagcccccgcagcagcagcatgcggCGGCGGTTTCGGCTAGGGAGCGGGATCCGAGGATGATGAGGCGGCTCAAGGTGCCGCACATCCTCTCCGACTCGAGCGTGGCCAGCCCGGCGCAGTCGTCGTTCCGGAAGCCGCCGGTCGTGGGGAcgccgtcctcgtcctccgcgTGGGACTGGGAGAACTTCtacccgccgtcgccgccggactcGGAGTTCTTCGACCGCCGCAAGACCGATCTCGAGGAGGCCAACCGCCTCCGCGAGCTCGACGAGGAAGTGGACAAGGCCCGGACCAGGAGCTACCTCCACCCCGGCAGCCGCGACCGCctcaaggaagaagacgaagacgaggtcgccacggacgacgaggaagatgacgaAGATGCGCATTGCGGTGGAtgggaggacgaggaggaccACTACGCGTCCACGACCACGTCGGAGACCAGATCGGAGGAGGGCGAGCTGGGGAACAGATCCGAGTGCGGGTTCGCGGCCAGATCGGAGTACGGCGGCACGGCGCCCTCCGAGTACGCCGCCGCTgtgccggcgccgctgcagctgagGAGGAGGGACGAGCGGTCGGAGGCCGGGGACTCCTCGTCCACCGTCACGGCGGCGACCGAGATGCGGATGGTGGTGCGCCACCGCACGCTGTCGGAGATCGTGGCGGCCATCGAGGAGTATTTCGTCAAGGCGGCCGACGCCGGGGACGGCGTGTCCGAGCTCCTGGAGGCCAGCCGCGCCCAGCTCGACCGCAACTTCAGGCAGCTCAAAA AGACGGTGTACCACTCCAACAGCGTGCTATCAGCACTGTCATCGACATGGACATCCAAGCCGCCATTGGCTGTGCGCTACAAGCTGGACACTAATGCACTGGAGATGGAGTCAACGGAAGGGAAGAGCCATGGCTCGACACTGGAGCGGCTTTTGGCTTGGGAAAAGAAGCTGTATGAGGAGGTGAAG GCTAGAGAGAGCGTGAAGATTGAACATGAGAAGAAGCTTTCTACTCTGCAAAGCTTGGAATACAGAGGGAGGGATAGTGCCAAGCTGGACAAGACCAAGGCCTCCATAAACAAGCTGCAATCATTAATCGTTGTTACTTCACAAGCGGCCACAACCACATCCACAGCCATTGTCAGAGTCCGTGACACTGAGCTTGCACCTCAGCTTGTCGAGCTTTGTTTTGC GTTGTTGAGCATGTGGAGATCGATGAACCATTTCCATGAGATCCAGAGTGAGATTGTTCAGCAAGTCCGTGGTCTGGTGGATAATTCCCTGGCTGAATCAACGTCCGACCTTCACAGGCTTGCAACCCGTGATCTTGAGGCTGCCGTTTCCGCATGGTACTCAAACTTCAACCGGCTCATCAAATATCAACGTGACTACATCCGTTCTCTCTATGGCTGGCTGAAGCTCACACTCTTCCAAGTGGATAGTGTTGCCCCACAACAGGCTCACGCCTCGCTGATCTCACGTGAACTCACCTCCTTCTGCGACGAGTGGAAGCAAGCACTGGATCGGCTTCCAGACGCGGTAGCTTCAGAAGCTATCAAGAGCTTTGTGAATGTCGTCCATGTCATATATACTAAGCAGGCGGAGGAGATGAAGATCAAGAAGCGGACCGAGACATATGCAAAGGAGCTAGAAAAGAAAGCCAACTCACTCAGGGCTATTGAGAAAAAGTACTACCAGTCGTACTCAATggtgggtcttggccttcCTGGCAGTGGGCGCGACGGCATTGAAGGCCACTCGTTTGATGCACGTGATCCTCTTTCCGAGAAGAAAACCGAGATTGCCCAATGCCGTAGGAAGGTGGAGGATGAGATAACAAGGCATGCCAAGGCTGTTGAGGTGACAAGATCAATGACACTAAACAACATCCAGACTGGTCTGCCTGGCATGTTCCAAGCCATAGCTGCTTTCTCGAGCACTGTCGCTGAAGCTCTTGACGTTGTCTGCCGGCGAGCTGGATCGGTGCGGTAG